The Methanobacterium sp. sequence TGTTGCTACACGCGAGTAGTTCAGGAGATCGTTAATTAAAGTTTGCATCCTTTTTGCAGCATCTACAATATACTCAATAAACTCATCAGCGTCCAAATCTAACTTATCCTTATAACGCCTTTCAATTAACTGGGTAAAACTGGTAATAGTCCTGAGAGGTTCTTGAAGATCATGGGACGCGACATAAGCAAATTGCCGTAGTTCTTCATTAGAATGTCTTAATTCTTTTACAGTTTCTTTTAATTCTTCTTCCAATTGTCTTCGTTGTGTAACATCATGACTTATTACAAGTAATGAATCTATTTCACCACCATCATATTCTGGAACCATATATGAATGAAAGAATTTTAATCCATGGATTGAATGAAATTCATATTCCATTTCCTGTATTTCTCCAGTTTTTAAAACCTTTCTGGCATTTTCCATCCATATTTTAGCAATTCCATTTAATGGAGTTATATCCTCAATTTTCTTACCAATTAAATTCTCAGAGGATAATCCCAAAGTTTTGGAACCATGATTGACATATTTATACCTTAATTCTTTGTCTAATCTTGAAATAACATCGGGAGAATTCTCTGCAAGAGCCCTGAATTTTTCTTCACTTTCCCTTAAAGCTCTTTCTATTCTTTTAATCTCATTAATATCGCTTTCCAGTCTTATGTTACATCTTGAAAGTTCTTTAGTACGTTCGTGGACTTTTAACTCCAAAGTGTCCTGTGTTTCCCTTAAAATACTTTCTAACTCTTTAAGTTCAGTGATATCCTCACATACAATTAATATTGTAATCTTACCATCAGTTTCTTTTACTGCACGTGCTGTTTCCTTAACCCAGATCATACTGCCATCCCTACGAACCTTTCGCAGTTCCCAGTGGAATAATTGTCCAATATTCTTAACACAGCGTTTTATATTTAAGATAGCAGCTTTTTTATCTTCTTCATGGAACACCTTTAATACAGATTGTCCAACTAACTCATGAACTGTAAATCCTAATTGTTCAGCTCCAAACTTGTTTACAGACAGTATTACAGCTTCGCAGTCCACAGTGAAGTACATTGAAGGATTATGATCATATAAAAATCGGTACCGATCTTCGCTTTCTATTAAAGCCTCTTCCCATTGCTTCCGATCCGTGATATCAATCCATACACAGTGAGTTTGCTTAAAAGTACCATCTGCTGCATATTCAATATTACCATCAATCAGTATAGTTATTTGAGCATTATCTTTACATAAAAGCTTGAATTCTGATTTCCGCATATATCCTAGTTCATTAAATCTTTTAAAACGTTTTTTAAATGTATATGTGCATTCCGGAGTCATTATATCTGTAAATGGATGTCCAATGATTTCTTCCTTGGCATAACCCATAGCATCAAGAAATGCCTGATTTACCTCGATAAAATTACCATTACAATCCAATGATTGGTATGGGAGAGGAGAATTTTCATATAATAACCGGAACCTTTCTTCACTTTCTCGAAGTGCATTTTCAGTGCGTTTATATTCCTTTATTTCATTCCTCAATTTTTCATTGTTTTTACTAAGCCTAACCACATATTCTGCAATTTGTTCCAGTTCAACATTTCCATCTTGTAATGCCCTTTCCAGGTCGCAGATAAGTTGTTCTTTAGTTTTAATCCCAGTTTTCATTTTGAACAACTCACAATATTTTTTTATTTATTAACGACTAATCTGAATTTATTTAATTCAATATATTGTATAAACACGTTTTTATTGTTAACAAAGCATTTAAATTCAACTTTTCAAAAATAGTTCCTCAGGTTAATTTTATTTGAATATGTTGAACTCCTGTTTTCCAGCATAACATACACTGGATGTATGCTTTCAAATTCAATTATACTTTAATCAAATAAAGTATTATTTAAGTAGGATTTCTTAAATTTTTTATTCAATTCGTATCCGTTTTTATTATTTGATCATTAATACATTTTTCGATTCTTTTAACAGGGCGAAAATACGGTAAATTCAAAATCAAATGAATTTTAAAAACGGAATTTGTCAAATATTATAGATAACATCATTTTAATAGACTACCAAAATTCAAGTTAGCTAAAAATAAAATTCAATTTAAAATTTAAAAATAGAAATTAATGCTTATTTTTTATTTCAAAAGCCTACGAAAGCATAACATACAAACACTGTCAAAAATTTTCAATTTTCGAATGCCGTAGGAAGCTATCAAAATCGTAGATTTTGATGCTGTAAAATTAAAAATTTTACAAGCTTCGCTTCCTGGCAACGAATCGAAGATTCGTATGCTTCGTATTTTCTAACCTTTGGAAATCAAAGATTTCCAATGTTTGCAAATTGAAAATTTGCAACCGTAAAAAATCGTAGATTTTTTACATGCCCAAACGCTTCGCGTTTGGTGGTCCCAAAAATCTCTGATTTTTGAGGATTTTTGCTGTTTGTAAAGTCATAACAACAGGTTAGTGTTTAAGAAGCATTCGAAAATTATGTTTTCGATGCTCTTAAAACCATAACTTTCAGTCATGGTTTTAAGAAGCTTGCAAAAACTATTTTTTGCTGTTTGTAAAACATTAACTACGTTAATGTTTAATGAAGTCTTCAACAAAATTTCTGGCCTCATTCAACGCTTCCAGAGGAATTCCTTTTGGCATTCCACCTATTTCTCCTTCAACATTTTTCAAGACACCTTCTCCGGCACCTAAAAACATTCCTTCACTTGTAATTCCCATAAAGCTTGTCGGTGGGAGCATTGCCACAGCAACCCTATTAGATTCTTTAACCTCTAAATCATTAGTTACAACTGTTATGACCCGTTTGATGTTTACATTACAAACTAAGAGACTGTCTGCACCTGGATGTTCTCCAGCACTTACAATATCTCCAACTTTAATATCAATGGCAACTATAGGGTCATCTATTGGCCCAAGAGCCAATCTTTTATCTAAATTTAAAACTGTATCTAAAAAGAAACGGATTTTAGCGATAGCTTCTTCTAATTTAATTTTTTCTTCCTTATTTACCATATCTAAAAAATGGCTGTACCACTTTTCCCCACCGAAATTTTCAATTATTTTCCCTGCTTTTTCTTTTAAAGATTCAATCTGAGGCATTTTGGCTAAATCAGCAGGTTCAACATAAGAATAGTACATGGATTGAATTTCAGGGATCATATCTCGGGCTATTTGCCGAACATCTCGTTTATTCCACCTTCCCCTTAAATTGGCTCCTTCTATGGTTCTTAAAAAAAGATCTACTGACTTTTCACATATTAATAATCTGTAATCATTGCTTGTATCCCACATATAATCACCATAACTATCAAAATTCGAATTATAAGTAATATGTTAATTCAATTTCTTTATTTATTTTATAGAGTTAATTATTAGAATTTTAATTTACTTTATAATTGTCCTTTACAATTTATAACTTCAATGACCACTGGCGTAAATAATAGTGAAAAGTATGATTAAATGAAACTTATGTAATATTTTTAATCATAGTTTATATTGTGGATTCAAAATTCCATTAATACATTTAGGTATCCTGTTTTAAAACATTGGGCTAATTTTCGAAATATTTAAGTAGATAAATGATTCAAACCTTATTCAATAATCAGAATTATTTAACTAAATGTGGTGGTAACAAATGGTCGATTTATCTAGCCTGTATAATTTAGATGTATACACAACACGTGGAAAATACGTTGGAAGAGTTCAAGACGTGGTATTAAACATTAAAAAAGGAAGGGTATCAGTTCTTAAAACAAGAGTAATGGCACCTGATAAAGTAAAAAGTGTTGGAATAAGGGATGTTATTAAAACCAGCATGCGCTTTGTTCCAGAAGTAGACGAAGTAAGACCTTTAAAAGAAGAAGGTAACATAGACATACAGTACGACAGAGTACAAGCTGTAGGGGATATTATTTTAATAAGCCCCGAAGTATCGACCACACCCGCAGCTGCAACCACATCAAAATAAGGGAAAATAAATGAAAGTTGGAATTATAGGATGCGGGGCCATAGCTAACATCATGACCAATTTTGCAGTTGAAGGTAAATTAGGCGTTGATTTAAAATTCTTTTATGATAAAGACATTGAAAGGGCAGAAAATTTAGCCCTTCAAGTTGATGGAACAGTGGTTCTTGAAATTGAAGATATGCTGGACAAAGTCGATCTGGTAATTGAAGCTGCTTCACCTCATGCCGTTGGAGAAGTTATCCCTCAAGTACTGGAGAGCGGAAAAAATGTTCTTATAATGAGTGTTGGAGCTTTAATGGATTTTGAACTTAAAGATAGGCTTGAAAAGATTGCAGCTTCAACAGGAGCTAAAATATATGCCCCTTCAGGCGCCATAGTAGGTTTAGATGGGATTAAAGCAGCTTCCATTGGAAAAATATCCGAAGCCTCGCTTATTACCAGAAAACCTCCCCGGTCACTTGGAATTAAAACAGATGGGGAAACTATTCTTTATGAAGGAAAAGCATCAGAAGCTGTTAAAGAATTCCCTACCAATATAAATGTAGCAGCAGCCCTGAGTATTGCCTGTGGAATAGATATTGATGTTAAAATAATAGCAGACCCTTCAGTTGATAGGAATATGCATGAAGTTCACGTTGTCGGAGATTCAGGTGAATTTACAACTATCACCAAAAATGTTAGGTGCTCCATGAACCCTAAAACAAGCGTTTTAGCCGCATATTCTGCAATTAAACTTCTGAGAAGATTAAATGAAAATATAATTGTAGGAACATAATTTTTTTCCTATCTTATTTTTAGAAAACTTTGATATTATGAGAGAATGTGAAATATTTTCAAGTTTGAAGGTTCCTTGCGGATCTAAAATTGTTATACGGATTGATGGAAGAACATTTTCTAAATTATCCCATGATTTAAAGTTTAAAAAACCTTATGATGACCAGTTTAAAGACATAATGGTCAAAACATGCGAAGATTTTTTTAAAGAATTCAGCCCTGCACTTATTTACACATTCTCTGATGAGATAAACATTTTATTATCTGAAATTCCCTTTGGGGGAAGGATTGAAAAGCTGGACTCAGTTTTTGCAAGTTTTATTACAGGAAGCTTCACAAAAAACCTGTCAAAAACAGTTAAAAAGCCTATTTCATTTGATTCCAGAGTAATCCCACTTTCAGAAAAAGGCACTGTAACCTATTTTAAAGAAAGGCAGGATGAAGCCTGGAGAAACTGCATCAATGGATATGCTTACTGGACTTTAAGAAAGGAATATACTAAAAAAGAGACCATGGAAATTTTAAGAGAGAAAAAAAGTAGCGGGCTCCATGATATCCTGTTTAAAAGAGGCATAAATCTAGCTGAACTCCCAGCATGGCAAAGAAGAGGCATAGGAATCTACAAAAAAGAAGAAATAATTGAAGGATATAACCCTGTTAAAGATGAAAAAGTAAAATCTGTACGGAAAAAAATTTTTGTTGATGAAGATCTGCCTATATTTAATGCTGAATTTTTCAGTAAAAAACTAATTTTATAGATCATTGAATGATTATATCACTAATTTTTACATGTTGCATAAAAGTTTCAACTATAACTTATACAATAAATAGAAATGATTGTAATTTTATTAAAATAAATAATAACCTATAAAACATTGAACCTGATAAAATGAAGCTGAACAATTTACTTGGAAAACTTCTTGGAACATCTAAGTACCAGTTTGAAGAAGTACATGTGGAAAGCGAAGTTATAGACGAAATAATGAACATTGCAAAGGAAGCATATCCTAACGAGTTCATGGCCCTTTTAGAGGGAAAAGTAGAGGAAAAAATACTTAAGATAACTGGTTTAGTATTTCTTCCAGTTGAAACTTCTCAGGAAGGAGCTGTAATGCAGGTATTCATGCAGCCTTTAAGCACCAATTCAGTGGGATCTGTTCACAGCCATCCCGGTCCTAGTGCTAGCCCATCTGATGCCGATCTGAATTTTTTTGCATCAAAAGGATTCTTTCACATGATAATTGCAGAGCCTTATGATAGAGAAAGTATCAGAGCTTATGACTCCTTCGGTAATCGGGCAGATTACAGGATAATTTAGAAACGCTCATGTCCATATCAAGTACATTATTTATACGGGTTAATTTAAGTTGACTTGTTTTAAAAAATTCATTTATTTAATCAAAAGTTACATAATAATTTAAATAGTAATATTTGCACAATACTCCAAGCGAAAAATAAATATTCAATCTGATTTTGCAGTTAAAAATTAATTTAATCAAGCTTAAAAATGAGAAAAAAATAGAAATAAATAATTTAATTATCTATTTTTTGATGGTTGATGTATTACAACTGGACATATACCGCATCATAAACATGTTCTAATGCCCTGATTTCATCAATTACATCTACTGGAACCTTTTGATCCACTGTTAGAACCATTACTGCTTCTTCACTAGGTGCCTGTCTACCGACCTGCATTTTAGCTATGTTTATTCCATGTTCGCCCAGTTTTGTTCCAATGGTACCAATACTTCCAGGAATATCTTTGTATCTGGTTATTACCATTGTTCCTTCAGGTTTTACGTTGACCCAGTACTTGTCAATTCTTACAATCCTTAGATCTCTTGTAGCATTACCCTCAATGCTTAGTTCGCCTTCATCGCTCTTAATTTCAATTTTTATAAGGCTTTTATATCCTTCTGCTTCACTTCTTTTACTTTCGGTGATGACAATGCCCCTATTTTTAGCAATGGTAGGTGCGTTGATCATGTTTACAGGCTCAGTAAGTATGGAATTTAAGGTTTCTTTTAAAACTGTCCTGCTTATTACGTCTACCCGTGGGAAGTCAGCTAGTTCTCCGCAGTAGGTTATATTAACTTCAGTTATGTTGCCTTTTGCAGCTTGAATTAAGAAATTAGCTAATTTTTCAGAAAGTTTTAAATAAGGTTTTATGGCATGAAATGTTTCTGGATCTAAAACAGGCATGTTTAAAACGTTTTTAGGTGCTTCACCCATAAAAACTTTCTTAACTTCGTTTGCAACGATTATTGCGGCATCTCTTTGTGCTTCTTTAGTTGATGCTGCAATGTGAGGAGTTACAACTATATTATCAAGTGTTAAAAGAGGACTGTCTTTTGGAGGTTCTGTTTCGAACACATCAAGTCCTGCCCCACCAATTATGTTATTTTTAAGTGCTTCATAGAGGTCATCTTCGTTTATTATACCTCCCCGTGCACAGTTTACTATGAAAGCATTTTCTTTCATCATTTCAAATTCTTTTTTGGATATGAGATGTTTTGTCTCAGGAGTAAGTGGAACGTGTATTGTCATGACATCTGAATTTTTAAGTAAGTATTCAAGGTCTACAACTCTAACTCCTATTTCTGCTCCTGCTTCTTCAGTTACGTATGGGTCGTAAACAAGAATTTCCATTCCAAATGCTTTTGCCCTTATGGAAACCTGGGTTCCAATTCTCCCTAAGCCTATAATACCAAGGGTTTTACCATTCAGTTCTATACCCATGAATTTGCTTTTTTCCCATTTTCCTCCTTTTACGGACTTATCTGCAATTGAAATTTTCCTTATAAGAGTCATTATAAGTCCCATTGTGTGTTCTGCAACAGTTATTGAAGTTGATTCCGGTGCATTAACTACCATTATTCCCTTTTCTGTAGCAGCAGCCATATCAACATTGTCTACACCGACACCTGCTCTCGCTATAATTTTAAGCTTTTCTGCTGCTTCTATTACAGCACGAGTTACTTTGGTTCTACTTCTAACAATAATAGCATCAAAATCTTTAATTTCTTCTATGAGCTCTTCTTGAGTTATGGAAGTGTTTACTACAACATCTGCCACATCTTCAAGCTCTTTAATTCCTTTTTCATTTATTTGATCAGCTATGATTACCTTCATCTTATCCATTATTTCACCAGCCGCATATCTATTTTATAATTTGCCATGATTTGTGCAAATGTAACTATAATATTTCATATGAATTATGAATGAAAAAAGTTTAAAAATTTAAGCAAATCACTTATTAACTAAATAACATTCTTCACATGATCACAGCATGAGCCTAAACTAATAGAATCACTACTGTACAATATATATAAATAAATTTAAACTATTGAGGATTTAATTTAAATATATCTATTGTTATAAGTTTTGTTGTTTATGATTTAAACTAATTAGTATAAAATTCAATAACCTTTAATGAAATTAAGTAAAATATTATCATCATTTAATAATTACCTTCTGTAATTTCTAGATTTCTAAAATCCTCCCTTTAAATTATTGTATCTCCTATTTTATTTAAATGAAAATAAATTTAAATCTGTTGTTACAGAGTATTAAATAATACATAAAATTTATTAATTGAGGGGATAGGAATTACATATGATACTCAAGAACAGATAAACCAATTCTTAGAAGATAAAAATTTAATTGTTGCATCAAATAGAGGGCCCGTTGAATTTCATATTAAAGAAGGAAAAACTGAAATGAAAAGAGGAGGAGGAGGATTAGTATCTACTCTACTTCCATTTATGACTCGTGTTAAGGGATCATGGGTTGCAAGCGCCATGACTGAGGGAGATAGAAAAATAGCAGCAGAGCATAAGAAATGCATGGTGCCAATTCCCGAAGATAATCCTGATTTTTGTGTTTCTTTTGTTGTTGTGGATCCAGAAATATATAAAGATTATTACAGTGTAATAAGCAATCCTCTTATCTGGTTTGTGCAGCACTACATGTGGAATACGCCTTATATGCCAGAAATTGATGACAATATCCATAAAGCATGGCATGACAGTTATGTATATGTAAACCAACAGTTTGCAGAGAGAATTATAGAAGAAGTGAAATTAAGTGAAAAAAAACCTCTAATTATGCTTCAGGATTATCATTTATATACATGTCCCAGTTATATACGAGAAAAACTTGATGATGTTTTTTTAAGCCATTTTATCCATATTCCCTGGCCTCAATCTGAATATTTTAGTATTCTTCCAGAGTATATGCAGGAAGCCATTATTAAAGGGCTGTTATCCAATGATATAATTGGATTTCATCTGGAAAAATACGCCCGGAATTTTCTATATACCTGCGAACCGTACGTAGATAAAGTAGATTACAAGACAGATACAATATGGTACGAAGGGCGTAGAATTTTTGTAAAGAATTATCCAATATCCGTTGATGATAAAAAACTCATAGAAAATGCAAAAAGCCCAGAAGTAATAGAAAAAGAAGAATTAATTAAAAAAATTAAGGGAGACAATTTTTTATTATATAGAACTGATAGGGCAGACTTAAGTAAAAATATAATCCGTGGATTTAAAGCATATGAACTATTTTTACAGAAGCATCCTGAATTTCATGGAAAAGTGATATTTCTATCAACTGGGATGCCTACAAGACAGCAGATAAAGGAATACTGCGATTACAGAGATGAATCTTACAAAATAATCGATTCAATCAATGAAAGGTATTCTAAAGATGGTTGGATGCCAATTAAACAGATTTTTAAGGCAGATTATGGGCTCGTAACTGCGGCCTTTAAACATTATGATTGTTTACTTGTAAACCCAATTATAGATGGCATGAATATCGTTGCAAAAGAAGGGCCCGTAGTAAATGAAAATAATGGCGTTTTAATAATGTCAAATGGTGCAGGCTCTTACGAGGAGCTTAAAGATTATTCTATTATTGTGAACGCTTATGATATCAGCCAAACAGCGGATGCAATATATCGAGCCATTATGATGAGTAAACATGAAAGACAAAGACTTATTGAAGGGCTTAAAAAGACTGTTCAGGAGAGAAATGTTTATATATGGATGCAAGAACAGTTTAACGACATTCGTAAGCTATTTTAAGTTATATATACTCTAATTTTGTAGTAACTTTTTATTTTTAACTTATCTTAATTTATCTGAAAATAATTATTTTAAATAACAGCATTTTAAGCTTGTTTTTTAGCTGTAAATCTTCTTTTGAGTTCAAAAAATCAAATAAATATAAATTCATTAAAACATATATTAATAAAGAAAGTTTTTTTAACACGCTCATGACTTGAAGGTGGTGCAGACCATTATGATAAAATTATATGAATTATATTGTAAATTGCGATCATTAGTACTCCACATAGCTAAAATTACAATTTAATACAGGACAAAACTTATAAGTGTATTATGGATATGGGCGTTTAATAAAATTAATATCAGGAGGAAATTAACATTCCAGCTTCAGATGAATGCATAAATCAATTTCTTGAAGATAAAAATTTACTTATAGCATCTAACCGAGGACCAGTAGAATTCTTTTATGAAGATAATGATAAAATAGGGATGAAAATAGGGGCCGGAGGAATAGTTCCCACTTTGCTCCCATTTATGGAAAAGAACGGAGGTACATGGGTTGCAAGTGCCATGACCGATGCAGATATAGAAATGGCCGGCAGATTCCCAGGAAATAAAATACCCATCCCCCTGGAAGAACCCATGTTAAATGTCCAATTAATTAGATTAGACAAAGAAAAGTACAATGAATTCTACAATACATTTAATAACTCTTTTTTATGGTTTATACATCACTACCTTCTGAATTTGACTTATACTCCAGAAATTGATGAATGTATACATCAAGCATGGCAGAGCTATCAATATGTAAACCAGAAATTTGCAGAAAAAATAGTTAAGGAAGTGAATTCATCAAATGAAGAAACTTTAGTCATGCTCCACGATATCCATCTGCAAACGTGTCCCAGCTACATCCGAAAAAAGTTTGATGATATTTTTTTGAGTCAGTTCATACACATTCCATGGCCCCAACCAGATTATTTTTCAATTTTACCCCACTACATGGAGAAATCTATTGTAGAAGGGCTTTTATCCAACAATCACATCGGTTTTCATATTGAAAGATATGTTAAAAATTTTTTGATGACCTGCCAAAATTATGCCGATGATGTAAACTTTAAAAATAATATAGTACATTATGACGGCCGTGAAATCTTTGTAAGAAATTATCCCATCTCTGTTGATGTTAAAAAGCTAACTGAATTTGCAAAGTCTGAGGAAGTTTTAAAACAGGAGCAGTATGTTAAAAAAATTAAAGGAAATAACTTTTTAATTTACAGAACTGAAAGAATGGATCCCAGTAAAAATATTATAAGGGGCTTTAAAGCATATGACCTTTTTTTCCAAAATCATCCTGAATTTAAGGGAAAAGTTATATTTTTCATAACTGGAGTGGCAAGTAGAGAAAATGTAAAGGAATATAGAGATTATAAAATGAATGTGAACAGTATAATCAATGAAATCAATGGAAAATATTCTAAAGATGGGTGGAAACCTATAGTTTCCCATTTTAAAGCAGAATATTCGCTTGTAACTGCTGCATTTAAAAATTACGACTGCCTTCTAATAAATTCAATTAATGATGGAATGAATATCGTTCCCAAAGAAGGGAGCATTGTAAATGAAAATAATGGTGTTTTAATAATATCTGAAACCACAGGAGCTTACGATGAACTTAAAGAAAATGCAATTAATATAAATGCACTTGATATTACAGAAACAGCTGATGCCATTTATAAAGCCGTTACAATGAAACATGACCAACGTAAAAAGCGTTTAAATGGACTTAAAAATGTTATCTGTCACTATGATGTATATAAATGGATGGGAGAACAGTTCAACGATATTCAAAAACTATTTTAAGCACATAATAAATAGTTAGTTCACTGTTAGAGGGAGGCAAAAATATGGATGTAAATGAATTCATTGTGGTAAGTTCAAACCACGTACCTGGATACAAAGCTGTTAAAACTCACGGTTTCGTATATGGACTGACTGTAAGAAGTAGAGGTCTTGGCGGACAAATAGGTGCAGGACTGCGTTCCATGTTTGGTGGGGAAATAAAAGAATATGTTAAAATGATGGAAGATACAAGAGATGAAGCTTTACATAGAATGGTACGTCACGCGCAATCAATGGGAGCTAATGCTGTAATAAGCGTGCGTTTTGATTCAAATGACATTTCAGACGTGATGCAGGAAATTTTAGCCTATGGAACTGCAGTAACAGTGGAAAAGGAGTAAATTTGGGATAAAAATGTTTGAGGGAACTATTACAATCAACGACAGGGAAATACCAAGAACTCTTCTTGGGACTTCCCCATTTATAGGAGCAGCTCATTTTGGGCACAGATCTAGACTTTACCAGTTAGACCTTTATGACAAACCAGAAAACATACTTAAAATACTTAAGAAATCATATGAACTTGGAATTACTGGTATTCAGCTTATACCTTATGAACCTGTAGTAAAAGCCCTTAACTGGGCCGCGGATGAAGGTTATGATTTTAATATTGTTGGAACTGTAAGACAGGACTGTGAAAATGAAGATATAGAATTTCTAACCCAACTTGGAGCAAGCACTGTGATTCTTCATGATTCAGCCGCTGATAGTTTAAATTACGATTTTTTAGCCGAAAAACTTGAAGATATCAAAGAGACAGGGGCGGTTCCAGGACTTACAACACGCAAGCCTTTCAATACAACAAAAAATCTTTTAGAATCACCCATACTGGA is a genomic window containing:
- a CDS encoding PAS domain S-box protein; this encodes MKTGIKTKEQLICDLERALQDGNVELEQIAEYVVRLSKNNEKLRNEIKEYKRTENALRESEERFRLLYENSPLPYQSLDCNGNFIEVNQAFLDAMGYAKEEIIGHPFTDIMTPECTYTFKKRFKRFNELGYMRKSEFKLLCKDNAQITILIDGNIEYAADGTFKQTHCVWIDITDRKQWEEALIESEDRYRFLYDHNPSMYFTVDCEAVILSVNKFGAEQLGFTVHELVGQSVLKVFHEEDKKAAILNIKRCVKNIGQLFHWELRKVRRDGSMIWVKETARAVKETDGKITILIVCEDITELKELESILRETQDTLELKVHERTKELSRCNIRLESDINEIKRIERALRESEEKFRALAENSPDVISRLDKELRYKYVNHGSKTLGLSSENLIGKKIEDITPLNGIAKIWMENARKVLKTGEIQEMEYEFHSIHGLKFFHSYMVPEYDGGEIDSLLVISHDVTQRRQLEEELKETVKELRHSNEELRQFAYVASHDLQEPLRTITSFTQLIERRYKDKLDLDADEFIEYIVDAAKRMQTLINDLLNYSRVATKKGFELTDMGYVLKSALNNLNTSIYENNAEITYENLPKIMAEPGQMIQLFQNLIGNAIKFRKPEVPPKINIKVCKDRNKEEYIFSIQDNGIGMEKQYAERIFTIFQRLHTKEEYEGTGIGLAISKKVVELHGGRIWVESKLERGSTFYFTIPFKF
- a CDS encoding tRNA-binding protein, encoding MWDTSNDYRLLICEKSVDLFLRTIEGANLRGRWNKRDVRQIARDMIPEIQSMYYSYVEPADLAKMPQIESLKEKAGKIIENFGGEKWYSHFLDMVNKEEKIKLEEAIAKIRFFLDTVLNLDKRLALGPIDDPIVAIDIKVGDIVSAGEHPGADSLLVCNVNIKRVITVVTNDLEVKESNRVAVAMLPPTSFMGITSEGMFLGAGEGVLKNVEGEIGGMPKGIPLEALNEARNFVEDFIKH
- a CDS encoding PRC-barrel domain-containing protein; protein product: MVDLSSLYNLDVYTTRGKYVGRVQDVVLNIKKGRVSVLKTRVMAPDKVKSVGIRDVIKTSMRFVPEVDEVRPLKEEGNIDIQYDRVQAVGDIILISPEVSTTPAAATTSK
- a CDS encoding aspartate dehydrogenase, coding for MKVGIIGCGAIANIMTNFAVEGKLGVDLKFFYDKDIERAENLALQVDGTVVLEIEDMLDKVDLVIEAASPHAVGEVIPQVLESGKNVLIMSVGALMDFELKDRLEKIAASTGAKIYAPSGAIVGLDGIKAASIGKISEASLITRKPPRSLGIKTDGETILYEGKASEAVKEFPTNINVAAALSIACGIDIDVKIIADPSVDRNMHEVHVVGDSGEFTTITKNVRCSMNPKTSVLAAYSAIKLLRRLNENIIVGT
- a CDS encoding tRNA(His) guanylyltransferase Thg1 family protein; the encoded protein is MRECEIFSSLKVPCGSKIVIRIDGRTFSKLSHDLKFKKPYDDQFKDIMVKTCEDFFKEFSPALIYTFSDEINILLSEIPFGGRIEKLDSVFASFITGSFTKNLSKTVKKPISFDSRVIPLSEKGTVTYFKERQDEAWRNCINGYAYWTLRKEYTKKETMEILREKKSSGLHDILFKRGINLAELPAWQRRGIGIYKKEEIIEGYNPVKDEKVKSVRKKIFVDEDLPIFNAEFFSKKLIL
- a CDS encoding Mov34/MPN/PAD-1 family protein; translation: MKLNNLLGKLLGTSKYQFEEVHVESEVIDEIMNIAKEAYPNEFMALLEGKVEEKILKITGLVFLPVETSQEGAVMQVFMQPLSTNSVGSVHSHPGPSASPSDADLNFFASKGFFHMIIAEPYDRESIRAYDSFGNRADYRII
- the serA gene encoding phosphoglycerate dehydrogenase is translated as MKVIIADQINEKGIKELEDVADVVVNTSITQEELIEEIKDFDAIIVRSRTKVTRAVIEAAEKLKIIARAGVGVDNVDMAAATEKGIMVVNAPESTSITVAEHTMGLIMTLIRKISIADKSVKGGKWEKSKFMGIELNGKTLGIIGLGRIGTQVSIRAKAFGMEILVYDPYVTEEAGAEIGVRVVDLEYLLKNSDVMTIHVPLTPETKHLISKKEFEMMKENAFIVNCARGGIINEDDLYEALKNNIIGGAGLDVFETEPPKDSPLLTLDNIVVTPHIAASTKEAQRDAAIIVANEVKKVFMGEAPKNVLNMPVLDPETFHAIKPYLKLSEKLANFLIQAAKGNITEVNITYCGELADFPRVDVISRTVLKETLNSILTEPVNMINAPTIAKNRGIVITESKRSEAEGYKSLIKIEIKSDEGELSIEGNATRDLRIVRIDKYWVNVKPEGTMVITRYKDIPGSIGTIGTKLGEHGINIAKMQVGRQAPSEEAVMVLTVDQKVPVDVIDEIRALEHVYDAVYVQL
- a CDS encoding trehalose-6-phosphate synthase is translated as MVASNRGPVEFHIKEGKTEMKRGGGGLVSTLLPFMTRVKGSWVASAMTEGDRKIAAEHKKCMVPIPEDNPDFCVSFVVVDPEIYKDYYSVISNPLIWFVQHYMWNTPYMPEIDDNIHKAWHDSYVYVNQQFAERIIEEVKLSEKKPLIMLQDYHLYTCPSYIREKLDDVFLSHFIHIPWPQSEYFSILPEYMQEAIIKGLLSNDIIGFHLEKYARNFLYTCEPYVDKVDYKTDTIWYEGRRIFVKNYPISVDDKKLIENAKSPEVIEKEELIKKIKGDNFLLYRTDRADLSKNIIRGFKAYELFLQKHPEFHGKVIFLSTGMPTRQQIKEYCDYRDESYKIIDSINERYSKDGWMPIKQIFKADYGLVTAAFKHYDCLLVNPIIDGMNIVAKEGPVVNENNGVLIMSNGAGSYEELKDYSIIVNAYDISQTADAIYRAIMMSKHERQRLIEGLKKTVQERNVYIWMQEQFNDIRKLF